The proteins below come from a single Polymorphobacter fuscus genomic window:
- the uvrB gene encoding excinuclease ABC subunit UvrB, with protein MAIQIRTNLAEPETAENFVPHRPARPEKSEGGRRFEIVSDYVPAGDQPTAIAELVGQANQGERDQVLLGVTGSGKTYTVAKVIEAVQRPALILAPNKILAAQLYGEMKSFFPNNAVEYFVSYYDYYQPEAYVPRSDTYIEKESSVNEAIDRMRHSATRSLLERDDVIIVASVSCIYGIGSVETYSAMTFTLKKGDTADSREIIRKLVALQYKRNDAGFARGNFRVRGDNLEVFPSHYEDSAWRISFFGDEIESITEFDPLTGQSVAKLDYVKIYANSHYVTPGPTLKQASEAIKFEMTERLKELNAEGKLLEAQRLEQRTNFDLEMIAATGSCAGIENYSRFLTGRLPGEPPPTLFEYLPENAMLFVDESHVTVGQIGAMAKGDHRRKLTLAEYGFRLPSCIDNRPLRFAEWEAMRPQTVFVSATPGTWEMDKTGGVFTEQVIRPTGLVDPPIEIKPVEDQVEDLIAEAKKVAAAGYRTLVTTLTKRMAEDLTEFLHEAGLRVRYMHSDVETLERIELIRDLRLGVYDVLVGINLLREGLDIPECGLVAILDADKEGFLRSETSLIQTIGRAARNVDGRVILYADHITGSMERAMRETDRRRTRQEAYNIEHGITPATIKRDISDVLADVSQRDGLIVDTGDSETPNLVGHNLKAYIADLEKQMQTAAADLEFETAAAIRDQIRRLEMDELGIPDADRVAPIKGRSMGGAPGTRTTRFEKMKKKASFGKRRA; from the coding sequence ATGGCCATTCAGATTCGCACCAACCTTGCCGAGCCGGAGACGGCGGAGAATTTCGTGCCGCACCGGCCGGCGCGGCCGGAAAAGTCCGAGGGCGGCCGGCGGTTCGAGATCGTATCTGACTATGTCCCGGCCGGCGACCAGCCCACCGCCATCGCCGAACTCGTCGGCCAGGCCAATCAGGGGGAGCGTGACCAGGTGCTCCTGGGCGTCACCGGATCGGGCAAGACCTATACCGTCGCCAAGGTCATCGAGGCCGTCCAGCGTCCGGCACTGATCCTAGCCCCCAACAAGATCCTGGCAGCGCAGCTGTACGGGGAAATGAAGAGCTTCTTTCCCAACAATGCCGTCGAGTATTTCGTCAGCTATTATGATTATTACCAGCCCGAAGCCTATGTGCCGCGTTCCGACACTTATATCGAAAAGGAAAGCTCGGTAAACGAGGCCATCGACCGGATGCGCCACTCGGCGACCCGCTCGCTGCTGGAACGCGACGACGTCATCATCGTCGCCTCGGTCAGCTGCATCTATGGTATCGGCTCGGTGGAAACCTATTCGGCAATGACCTTCACGCTGAAGAAAGGCGACACCGCCGACAGCCGCGAGATCATCCGCAAGCTCGTCGCGCTTCAGTACAAGCGCAACGACGCCGGCTTCGCGCGCGGCAACTTCCGCGTCCGCGGCGACAATCTGGAAGTGTTTCCGTCGCACTATGAAGACAGCGCCTGGCGCATCAGCTTCTTCGGCGACGAAATCGAGAGCATCACCGAGTTCGATCCGCTCACCGGGCAATCGGTGGCCAAGCTCGACTATGTCAAAATCTACGCCAACAGCCATTATGTGACCCCGGGCCCGACGCTGAAACAGGCGTCCGAGGCGATCAAATTCGAGATGACGGAGCGGCTCAAGGAGCTCAACGCCGAGGGCAAGCTGCTCGAAGCGCAGCGGCTCGAGCAGCGTACCAACTTCGATCTCGAGATGATCGCCGCCACCGGCAGCTGCGCCGGGATCGAGAATTACAGCCGCTTCCTCACCGGCCGCCTGCCCGGCGAGCCGCCGCCGACCCTGTTCGAATATCTCCCCGAAAACGCCATGCTGTTCGTCGATGAAAGTCACGTCACCGTGGGGCAGATCGGCGCCATGGCCAAGGGCGACCACCGCCGCAAGCTGACCCTTGCCGAATATGGCTTCCGCCTGCCGTCGTGTATCGACAATCGCCCGCTGCGTTTCGCCGAATGGGAGGCGATGCGCCCGCAGACGGTGTTCGTGTCAGCGACTCCCGGCACTTGGGAAATGGACAAGACCGGCGGCGTCTTCACCGAACAGGTTATCCGGCCCACCGGCCTTGTCGACCCGCCGATCGAGATCAAACCGGTGGAGGACCAGGTCGAGGACCTGATCGCCGAAGCCAAGAAGGTCGCCGCCGCCGGCTATCGCACCCTGGTGACGACGCTGACCAAGCGCATGGCCGAGGATCTGACCGAATTCCTCCACGAGGCCGGGCTGCGCGTCCGCTATATGCACAGCGACGTCGAAACGCTGGAACGCATCGAGCTGATCCGCGACCTGCGGCTGGGGGTCTATGACGTCCTTGTTGGGATCAACCTGCTGCGCGAAGGCCTCGACATTCCCGAATGCGGGCTGGTGGCGATCCTCGACGCCGACAAGGAGGGTTTTCTCCGTTCTGAGACCAGCCTTATCCAGACGATCGGCCGCGCGGCGCGCAACGTCGATGGCCGGGTCATCCTCTATGCCGACCATATCACCGGCAGCATGGAGCGCGCGATGCGCGAGACCGACCGCCGGCGCACCCGGCAGGAGGCCTATAATATCGAGCATGGCATCACCCCGGCGACGATCAAACGCGATATTTCCGACGTGCTGGCGGACGTGTCGCAGCGCGACGGACTGATCGTCGATACCGGCGACAGCGAGACCCCCAATCTCGTCGGCCACAACCTCAAGGCCTATATTGCCGACCTCGAAAAGCAGATGCAGACGGCGGCCGCCGATCTGGAATTCGAAACTGCCGCTGCCATCCGCGACCAGATCCGGCGGCTGGAGATGGACGAACTCGGCATCCCGGACGCGGACCGTGTCGCTCCGATCAAGGGTCGCAGCATGGGCGGCGCGCCGGGAACCCGCACGACACGGTTCGAGAAAATGAAGAAAAAGGCGAGCTTCGGGAAGCGGCGCGCCTAG
- a CDS encoding serine hydrolase domain-containing protein → MIRMLALAFLFAGPAAAAPLDDLVAGHTAATRGLAGLVVVVADGKGIVRSEAYGAATIDPPRPITVATPFRVASVSKAVVAIGVLRLVEAGTLDLDSDVSRWLGWPLRNPAFPDAPVTLRQLLSHTAGIVDGPGYVLPLGVTLRDAMANGHWSPAAPGGRFAYANLNYGIVATVMEAATSERFDRLMTRLVLAPLDIDGGYNWSGASDAAIGAAAALYRTGKDETAIDPDGPWVAQVDDMRGVRPDCPVRSDAGCDLAAYVPGTNGALFSPQGGLRISALGLAKIGRMLLGGGKVDGVRLLSPASVATLMTPVWQASDRPQDNDYAGQMRCYGPGLQCLTGGHDSPVPGARWWGHLGEAYGLLAGLWVDTAGQRVLVYALTGSRDDPTKPAHVSAFPAVEEAILASLAATPTRR, encoded by the coding sequence ATGATCCGGATGCTTGCCCTCGCGTTTCTGTTCGCTGGTCCCGCGGCTGCGGCGCCGCTCGACGATCTGGTCGCGGGCCACACGGCGGCGACGCGGGGGCTGGCCGGACTGGTCGTGGTGGTGGCGGACGGCAAGGGGATCGTGCGCAGCGAAGCCTATGGCGCGGCGACGATCGACCCGCCACGCCCGATAACCGTCGCAACGCCGTTTCGGGTGGCATCGGTCTCCAAGGCCGTCGTCGCCATCGGCGTCCTGCGGCTGGTGGAGGCGGGCACGCTCGACCTCGACAGCGATGTGTCGCGCTGGCTTGGCTGGCCGCTGCGCAACCCGGCATTTCCCGACGCGCCGGTGACGTTGCGGCAGCTGTTGTCGCACACCGCCGGCATTGTCGACGGGCCGGGCTATGTGTTGCCGCTGGGGGTGACGCTGCGCGATGCGATGGCGAACGGCCACTGGTCGCCAGCGGCGCCGGGCGGGCGCTTCGCCTATGCCAACCTCAACTATGGCATCGTCGCGACGGTGATGGAGGCCGCGACCAGTGAGCGATTCGACCGGTTGATGACGCGGCTGGTGCTGGCGCCGCTGGATATCGATGGCGGCTATAATTGGAGCGGCGCGAGCGACGCCGCGATCGGCGCGGCGGCGGCGCTATATCGCACCGGCAAGGACGAAACGGCGATCGACCCCGATGGCCCCTGGGTGGCGCAGGTCGATGATATGCGCGGAGTGCGGCCGGATTGTCCGGTGCGCAGCGACGCGGGCTGTGACCTGGCGGCCTATGTGCCCGGCACCAACGGCGCGCTGTTCAGCCCGCAGGGGGGCCTACGCATTTCGGCCCTGGGATTGGCCAAGATCGGCCGGATGCTGCTCGGCGGCGGCAAGGTCGATGGCGTGCGGCTGCTTTCGCCGGCGTCGGTGGCGACGCTGATGACGCCGGTGTGGCAGGCCAGCGACCGGCCGCAGGACAATGATTATGCAGGGCAGATGCGGTGCTATGGCCCCGGCCTGCAGTGCCTGACCGGCGGCCATGACAGCCCGGTCCCGGGCGCGCGCTGGTGGGGGCATCTGGGGGAAGCCTATGGCCTGCTGGCGGGGCTGTGGGTGGACACGGCCGGCCAGCGGGTGCTGGTCTATGCGCTGACCGGGTCGCGCGACGATCCGACGAAGCCGGCCCATGTTTCGGCGTTCCCGGCCGTGGAGGAAGCGATATTGGCGTCGCTGGCGGCAACGCCGACGCGGCGGTGA
- a CDS encoding extensin family protein — protein sequence MHVPRLVPLIIVMALALVAFITIRDQQRRHPERLPWTPLSLLAPIGPFTGTKLAQLADDAPQCRQLLAQAGVAFTPFPPVSGPQCGYADGVTLDTGGSLATRWQPAPLTVACPVAAALFVWEREIVRPAALRHFGKPLDRIEHFGSFNCRRIAGSANWSEHATADAIDIAGFRLEGGRRVRVLGDWNGTPEEQAFLREIRDGACEVFATTLSPDYNAAHADHFHLDQAARGMRGGSFCR from the coding sequence ATGCACGTTCCCCGCCTTGTTCCGCTCATCATCGTGATGGCGCTCGCCCTCGTCGCCTTCATCACCATCCGCGACCAGCAGCGCCGGCATCCCGAGCGCCTGCCCTGGACGCCGCTGTCGCTGCTGGCGCCCATCGGTCCGTTCACCGGCACCAAGCTGGCACAATTGGCCGACGATGCACCGCAGTGCCGGCAGCTGCTCGCCCAGGCTGGCGTCGCCTTCACACCCTTCCCGCCCGTTTCCGGCCCGCAATGCGGCTATGCCGATGGCGTGACACTCGACACGGGCGGCAGCCTGGCGACGCGCTGGCAGCCCGCCCCGCTTACTGTCGCCTGTCCGGTGGCGGCAGCGCTGTTTGTCTGGGAACGCGAAATCGTGCGGCCGGCGGCGCTGCGCCACTTCGGCAAGCCGCTCGATCGCATCGAGCATTTCGGCAGCTTCAATTGCCGCCGGATCGCCGGCAGCGCCAACTGGAGCGAGCACGCGACCGCCGACGCCATCGACATCGCCGGCTTCCGCCTGGAGGGTGGCCGCCGCGTTCGTGTGCTGGGGGACTGGAACGGCACGCCGGAGGAGCAGGCCTTTCTGCGCGAAATCCGGGATGGCGCCTGCGAGGTTTTCGCCACGACATTGTCACCCGACTATAATGCCGCCCATGCCGACCATTTCCACCTCGACCAGGCAGCGCGCGGCATGCGCGGCGGCAGTTTCTGCCGCTAG
- the greA gene encoding transcription elongation factor GreA: MSVAFTKESDAEAVAADLPDRPVPAHANLVTAAGLAQIDAELAVARAAYDAARAADAISADRSAMARATRDMRYWSARRASAQLVEAQATDGTIAFGHRVTFERPDGRRQTYAIVGDDEADPAHGSVSYVSPLARAMIGKQVGEVFGIAGDEVEIIAVA; encoded by the coding sequence ATGAGTGTAGCCTTCACCAAGGAATCCGACGCCGAAGCCGTCGCCGCCGACCTGCCCGACCGGCCGGTGCCGGCGCACGCCAACCTCGTCACCGCCGCCGGCCTCGCCCAGATCGATGCCGAGCTTGCTGTCGCCCGCGCGGCCTATGATGCCGCCCGCGCCGCCGACGCCATCAGCGCCGATCGCAGCGCCATGGCGCGCGCCACCCGCGACATGCGCTATTGGTCCGCCCGCCGCGCCAGCGCGCAGCTGGTCGAGGCGCAGGCCACCGACGGCACCATCGCCTTCGGCCATCGAGTCACCTTCGAACGCCCCGATGGTCGCCGCCAGACCTATGCCATCGTCGGCGATGACGAGGCCGATCCGGCGCACGGCAGCGTTTCCTATGTCTCGCCGCTCGCCCGCGCCATGATCGGCAAGCAGGTGGGCGAAGTCTTCGGCATCGCCGGCGACGAGGTCGAGATCATCGCGGTCGCGTAA
- a CDS encoding amidohydrolase, whose product MTFDPTRRQILGAAATLAATPAAARAGDDADLVVTNAKVYTVDDRQPTAGAFVVRGGRFAHVGDNESALAFAGPRTRRFDAKGMTIVPGFIDCHNHARGEVLVYDVLVGNPYVVEFVTIQSIIDKLTARAAAVPAGTWVEGFFHDDTKIKDGRPPTRHDLDKVSTRHPVVVFHRGGHTSFYNSKALEMAGITATTPDPFGGTFDRDAGGQLNGRVTDRARAVFAKVGDRPKYSQSQIEDRSRAGMAFISKKFAEYGLTGVHHQGGDLAAMQAIRAKGELLHRISFETSGAMLDAMLANGIMTGLGDEWIKFGATSEHTIDGSFSERTMAISTPYPGSNPPYFGNITETQEVLDAWVEKVHRHGVQANIHANGDVVIDMALKAFERAQRLAPMRDTRPKITHCTLINPDLVRRIKALGAIPAPFTSYAYYNADKFGFYGPAMMKNCMAFRSFLDAGIPVCAGSDFSPGPFAPLMGIQGMVTRRGWNGEVWGENQRVTVAEALRINSLNGAHASHEEHIKGSITAGKLADYVVLADDPHTIDPEKIKDIKIVQTVTGGNTVYAA is encoded by the coding sequence ATGACCTTCGATCCGACGCGCCGGCAGATTCTGGGGGCCGCCGCCACGCTTGCCGCTACCCCGGCCGCGGCGCGCGCAGGGGACGACGCCGATCTCGTCGTCACCAATGCCAAGGTCTATACGGTCGATGACCGGCAACCGACCGCCGGGGCCTTTGTCGTTCGCGGCGGCCGCTTCGCCCATGTCGGCGACAATGAATCGGCCCTGGCATTCGCCGGGCCGCGCACCCGGCGCTTCGACGCCAAGGGCATGACCATCGTCCCCGGTTTCATCGATTGCCACAACCATGCCCGCGGCGAGGTGCTGGTTTACGACGTGCTCGTCGGCAACCCCTATGTCGTCGAGTTCGTCACCATCCAGTCGATCATCGACAAGCTGACGGCGCGTGCCGCCGCCGTTCCTGCCGGCACCTGGGTCGAAGGCTTCTTTCACGACGACACCAAGATCAAGGATGGCCGTCCGCCGACCCGCCATGATCTCGACAAGGTCAGCACGCGCCACCCCGTCGTGGTCTTCCACCGCGGCGGCCACACCAGCTTCTACAACAGCAAGGCGCTGGAAATGGCGGGCATTACCGCCACCACGCCCGACCCGTTCGGTGGCACGTTCGATCGCGATGCCGGCGGGCAGCTGAACGGCCGCGTGACCGATCGCGCGCGCGCCGTTTTTGCCAAGGTCGGCGATCGGCCAAAATACAGCCAGAGCCAGATCGAGGACCGTAGTCGCGCCGGCATGGCCTTTATTTCCAAGAAGTTCGCCGAATATGGCCTGACCGGAGTCCACCACCAGGGCGGCGACCTTGCGGCCATGCAGGCGATCCGTGCCAAGGGCGAGCTGCTGCACCGCATCAGCTTCGAAACCAGCGGCGCGATGCTCGATGCGATGCTCGCCAACGGCATCATGACCGGGCTGGGCGACGAATGGATCAAGTTCGGCGCCACCTCCGAACACACGATCGACGGGTCATTTTCGGAACGCACCATGGCGATCAGCACGCCCTACCCCGGCAGCAACCCGCCCTATTTCGGCAATATCACCGAAACCCAGGAGGTGCTCGACGCCTGGGTCGAAAAGGTCCACCGCCACGGCGTCCAGGCCAACATCCACGCCAATGGCGATGTCGTCATCGACATGGCGCTGAAGGCGTTCGAACGCGCCCAGCGACTGGCGCCGATGCGCGACACCCGCCCCAAGATCACCCATTGCACGCTGATCAATCCCGACCTCGTCCGCCGTATCAAGGCGCTCGGCGCGATCCCGGCGCCCTTCACCAGCTATGCCTATTACAATGCCGACAAGTTCGGCTTTTATGGGCCTGCGATGATGAAGAACTGCATGGCGTTTCGCAGCTTCCTCGATGCCGGCATCCCCGTTTGCGCCGGGTCGGATTTCAGCCCCGGACCGTTCGCGCCGCTGATGGGCATCCAGGGCATGGTCACCCGCCGCGGCTGGAACGGCGAAGTCTGGGGTGAAAATCAGCGCGTCACCGTCGCCGAAGCGCTGCGGATCAATTCGCTCAACGGCGCCCATGCCTCGCACGAGGAGCATATCAAGGGGTCGATCACCGCGGGCAAGCTCGCCGATTATGTCGTCCTCGCCGACGATCCGCACACGATCGACCCGGAAAAGATCAAGGACATCAAGATCGTGCAGACCGTGACCGGCGGCAATACGGTTTACGCGGCCTGA
- a CDS encoding EF-hand domain-containing protein: MRRFLALAVALVSLIAAGFLWTRDRPVAVATEAAPAAAPAESEAEDGALVAPVSDVTPADREARRFARYDKNRDAEVSRDEYLASRRKAFARLDTNGDGRLAFEEYAVATVKKFGKADRDGDGNLDADEFATTAAKRRAAPACQCSP, from the coding sequence ATGCGGCGGTTCCTGGCGTTGGCAGTGGCGCTGGTGTCGCTGATCGCGGCGGGGTTTCTGTGGACCCGCGACCGACCGGTGGCCGTCGCGACCGAGGCCGCGCCGGCGGCAGCGCCTGCCGAAAGTGAAGCCGAGGACGGCGCATTGGTGGCGCCGGTGTCCGATGTCACGCCGGCCGACCGCGAGGCGCGGCGCTTTGCGCGCTACGACAAGAACCGGGATGCCGAGGTTAGCCGCGACGAGTATCTGGCGTCGCGGCGCAAGGCCTTTGCCCGGCTCGACACCAACGGCGATGGCCGGCTGGCGTTCGAGGAATATGCGGTGGCGACCGTGAAGAAGTTCGGCAAGGCCGACCGCGACGGCGACGGCAATCTGGATGCCGACGAATTCGCGACGACGGCGGCGAAGCGGCGCGCGGCGCCGGCGTGCCAGTGCAGCCCCTGA
- a CDS encoding phospholipase D-like domain-containing protein, with the protein MDHPPIVGALETGRNCWRIVPGNNASVVIDADDYFNRARAAMVQARHRIMLVGWDFDARINLGDPAPDGGPATVGDFILWLVDRTPGLEIFVLRWGFGAIKSITRGNTVVKLAQWMMHPRVEVRLDSAHPTGSSHHQKIVVIDDCFAFCGGIDMTAGRWDTRQHQDDDKGRIGPGGEPTKPWHDATSAIEGPAAAALADLCRTRWERAGGTRLVPVVGGSDCWPRGLPVDFPDVTIAIARSEPEMPDWAPTREIERLYLDMIARARRSIYAESQYFASRRVAEALVRRLEEPDGPDVVIINPLTAEGWLEPIAMDSARARIYEALKSRDPHGRLRMFHVYTDGGEPIYVHAKIMIVDDFMIKVGSSNFNNRSMRLDTECDIVIDATLPGNEGCSATIAAIRDGLIAEHLDCPAEIVTAALANERLITAIDRLRAGRDRVRDYVVPDLSETKKWLADNEVLDPEGPDEMFESLSDRGLFRNIHWFGK; encoded by the coding sequence ATGGACCATCCCCCGATCGTCGGCGCCCTGGAAACCGGCCGCAACTGCTGGCGCATCGTGCCGGGCAACAACGCCTCCGTCGTCATCGACGCGGATGACTATTTCAACCGCGCGCGGGCGGCGATGGTGCAGGCCCGGCACCGCATCATGCTGGTCGGCTGGGATTTCGATGCCCGGATCAATCTGGGTGATCCGGCACCCGATGGTGGGCCGGCAACCGTGGGCGATTTCATCCTGTGGCTGGTCGACCGGACCCCGGGGCTGGAGATTTTCGTGCTGCGCTGGGGTTTCGGCGCGATCAAGTCGATCACGCGCGGCAACACGGTCGTCAAGCTCGCCCAGTGGATGATGCACCCGCGCGTCGAGGTGCGGCTCGACAGTGCGCACCCGACCGGCTCGTCGCACCATCAGAAAATCGTCGTCATCGATGACTGCTTCGCCTTTTGCGGCGGCATCGACATGACCGCCGGCCGCTGGGATACGCGCCAGCACCAGGACGATGACAAGGGCCGGATCGGGCCCGGCGGCGAACCCACCAAGCCATGGCATGATGCGACCAGCGCGATCGAAGGGCCCGCCGCCGCCGCGTTGGCGGACCTGTGCCGGACGCGGTGGGAACGCGCCGGCGGCACGCGCCTGGTGCCGGTCGTCGGCGGCAGCGACTGCTGGCCGCGCGGCCTGCCGGTCGATTTTCCCGACGTCACCATCGCCATTGCCCGGTCGGAACCCGAGATGCCGGATTGGGCGCCGACGCGCGAGATCGAGCGGCTGTATCTCGACATGATCGCGCGGGCGCGGCGCAGCATCTATGCCGAAAGCCAGTATTTCGCCTCGCGCCGCGTCGCCGAGGCGCTGGTACGGCGGCTGGAGGAGCCGGACGGCCCCGATGTGGTCATCATCAATCCGCTGACCGCCGAGGGCTGGCTGGAGCCGATCGCCATGGATTCGGCGCGGGCGCGGATCTACGAGGCGTTGAAGTCGCGCGATCCGCACGGCCGGCTGCGCATGTTCCATGTCTATACGGACGGCGGCGAGCCGATCTACGTCCATGCCAAGATCATGATTGTCGACGATTTCATGATCAAGGTCGGGTCGTCGAATTTCAACAACCGCTCGATGCGGCTCGATACCGAATGCGACATCGTCATCGATGCGACGCTGCCCGGCAACGAAGGCTGTTCCGCGACCATCGCCGCCATTCGCGATGGCCTGATCGCCGAACATCTCGACTGCCCGGCGGAAATCGTCACCGCGGCACTGGCGAACGAGCGGCTGATCACGGCGATCGACCGGTTGCGCGCCGGACGCGACCGGGTGCGCGACTATGTGGTTCCGGATCTGTCCGAAACCAAGAAGTGGCTCGCGGACAATGAAGTGCTCGACCCGGAAGGCCCGGACGAGATGTTCGAAAGCCTGTCGGACCGCGGGCTGTTCCGCAACATCCACTGGTTTGGAAAATAG
- a CDS encoding squalene/phytoene synthase family protein: protein MTGPIDIVMAEVRQRDRDRYLSILYAPEPVRPALFALHGLDLEMAHVVAGTTDPMIGAIRLAWWREALEGLDDGVVPAQPLLQLTASAVLPRGIGGKALATIEDRWLEMIDSAAVPAAHVAGGAALFGWAATLLGGDPALGARLGTAWTLGDDSALPRVPALLRPLLGLARLSARDAARARAGKPAEMRGSLARQWLLLKAIALGL, encoded by the coding sequence GTGACGGGCCCGATCGACATCGTCATGGCGGAGGTGCGGCAGCGCGACCGCGACCGCTATCTGAGCATCCTCTATGCGCCCGAGCCGGTGCGGCCGGCGCTGTTTGCGCTCCATGGTCTCGATCTGGAGATGGCGCATGTCGTCGCCGGGACCACCGACCCCATGATCGGCGCGATCCGGCTGGCGTGGTGGCGCGAGGCGCTCGAAGGGCTGGACGACGGCGTGGTGCCGGCGCAGCCGCTGCTGCAGCTGACGGCGTCGGCGGTGCTGCCGCGCGGTATCGGCGGCAAGGCGCTGGCGACGATCGAGGATCGCTGGCTGGAGATGATCGACAGCGCGGCGGTGCCGGCGGCGCATGTGGCAGGCGGGGCGGCGCTGTTCGGCTGGGCAGCGACGCTGCTGGGCGGTGACCCGGCACTGGGCGCGCGTTTGGGAACGGCGTGGACGCTGGGTGACGATTCGGCATTGCCGCGGGTCCCGGCGCTGTTGCGGCCGTTGCTGGGGCTGGCGCGCTTGTCGGCGCGCGATGCAGCCCGGGCGCGCGCCGGGAAACCGGCCGAAATGCGGGGAAGTCTGGCGCGCCAATGGCTGTTGCTGAAGGCGATTGCGTTGGGGTTGTGA
- a CDS encoding cytochrome b/b6 domain-containing protein, protein MTSFYLGLALIIALTINARYAVVRALGSLAAATAMGFLAWSVVLANTDGTFARVPAGDNTPLLLNIEAALIGLGAIMLLLSIPRQFRRTDATLPWRNTLTAYGQITRGLHWGSATLVIAAFTIGQFVSILADDAPERAEFLATHMAIGGAIFLLTFARMFERLVRPSPPTSLPAHGGHFLLYALLIATSVTGLALATAPVPLLGLSLPNLPANPLAEPLHRLVLPLILLLLFAAHLVGAIKAIRRMAR, encoded by the coding sequence ATGACAAGCTTCTATCTCGGCCTCGCACTCATCATCGCCCTCACCATCAACGCCCGCTACGCCGTGGTGCGGGCATTGGGCAGCCTGGCGGCCGCCACGGCGATGGGCTTTCTGGCCTGGTCGGTGGTGCTTGCCAATACCGATGGCACCTTCGCCCGCGTGCCGGCCGGCGACAACACGCCGCTGCTGCTCAACATCGAAGCGGCACTGATCGGCCTTGGCGCCATCATGCTGCTGCTCAGCATCCCGCGCCAGTTCCGCCGCACCGACGCGACCCTGCCCTGGCGCAACACGCTGACCGCCTATGGCCAGATTACCCGCGGGCTGCACTGGGGCAGCGCCACTTTGGTCATCGCCGCCTTCACCATCGGCCAGTTTGTCAGTATCCTCGCCGACGATGCGCCCGAACGCGCCGAATTCCTGGCCACCCATATGGCGATCGGCGGCGCGATCTTCCTGCTCACCTTCGCCCGCATGTTCGAACGGCTGGTGCGGCCGTCGCCGCCGACCAGCCTGCCGGCACATGGCGGGCATTTTCTGCTTTATGCGCTGCTGATCGCGACGTCGGTCACCGGCCTTGCCCTGGCGACTGCCCCTGTCCCGCTGCTCGGCCTGTCGCTGCCGAACCTGCCCGCCAACCCGCTTGCCGAGCCGCTGCACCGGCTGGTCCTGCCGCTGATCCTGCTGCTGCTGTTCGCCGCGCACCTGGTCGGCGCCATCAAGGCCATTCGCCGCATGGCGCGCTGA
- a CDS encoding DUF3325 family protein produces the protein MIMLCLLAAFAGFALLGLADPEHYRRRIGPPLPRRILRLRIAGWAALAAALPLAIVAEGLVFGPIVWCGTLMLAAGCVWLGLNLLPVRQRRR, from the coding sequence ATGATCATGCTCTGCCTTCTCGCCGCTTTTGCGGGCTTTGCCCTGCTCGGCCTGGCCGACCCCGAACATTACCGTCGACGCATCGGGCCACCCTTGCCGCGCCGCATACTGCGGTTGCGCATCGCGGGATGGGCGGCGCTGGCGGCTGCGCTGCCGCTCGCAATCGTGGCAGAAGGTTTGGTGTTCGGCCCCATTGTCTGGTGCGGCACGCTGATGCTTGCCGCCGGCTGCGTCTGGCTGGGGCTCAATCTGCTCCCCGTACGCCAGCGACGCCGCTGA